The genomic stretch aaaataggcccctgggcgttgatttcgtccaattccgagaatatttctttactaggatttctgaaaccaaaaacagtagaaaatagcaactggctcttaggcatcttgttaataggttagtgccggaaaatgcataaatatgacataaagtatgcataaaacatgtatatatcatcaataatgtggcatggaacataagaaattatcgatacgtcgaagacgtatcaatgCCACGTAGGAATATCTTGGAAGGGGTAGTCATACtccatgaaacaattcatgagctacatactaagaaaatggatggggtgtTATTTAAAATAGACTTcgagaaagcttatgataaagttaaatgaccTTTTTTACAACAAACCTTGCGGATGAAGGGCTTTGCCCCGGAATGGGGTCGACTAGTGCAACATTTTGTTCAAGGAGGTAGTGTTGGGGTGAAGgtgaatgatgacattggtcattatttccagacaaaaaaatGATTAAGGCAAGGAGACCCTTTGTCTCCAATGCtgtttaatattgtagtggatatgcttgccattTTAATTGAACGAGCAAAAGTGGATGGTCAGGTTGGAGGgttaatgtaacatcccaaatttcaataaaNNNNNNNNNNNNNNNNNNNNNNNNNNNNNNNNNNNNNNNNNNNNNNNNNNNNNNNNNNNNNNNNNNNNNNNNNNNNNNNNNNNNNNNNNNNNNNNNNNNNgctgccatccgggccctacatccctgggcggtgcggatttgcgttgactcggccggcaaacccgagaattcgcgatgcaccacgtcccgggccaccatacgcgacgttttggccgctttcgtcgggctaggtggcctcaaaaagagaaaaaaaaagttttgacatgcaccacggagggaccaaaaatcgtcggccatggtgcaccagcaaccacggcgcgacttcaacttcgtcggccatggcaacttttcttgtagtgttacaccgatgcaagttggaacactgatcctgatgactctaagtcacagtctgggtacgtgtttatattgaatggtgctgcagtaagctgggcaagctagaagcagtgcacggtggcgaaatcctcaacataatcggagtacatagcggcttcagaggcttgatcagaagcggtatggatgaagaggttcattgtagagctcggtgtggttcctagtgcattggacccactagtcatctactgtgacaacatgggtgccatcgccaatgcacaagaaccaaggtcacacaagaggctgaagcatatcaagctgcgttatcattcgattcgcgagtacatcgaagatggagaagtaaagatttgcaaagtacacactaatctgaatgtagcagatccgttgactaaagctctccctagggcaaagcatgaccaacaccggaatgccatgggtgttaggtaccttacaatgtaatctagattattgactctagtgcaagtgggagactgttggagatatgcccaagaggcaataataaaagtgtttattatatatctttatgtttatgataaaagtttatataccatgctataattgtattaaccgaaacattgatacatgtgtgttatgtaaacaaacaaatgagtccctagtaagcctcttaactagcttgttgattaatagatgattagtttcataatcatgaacattggatattattaatgacaaggttatatcattatatgaatgatgtaatggacacacccaattaagcgtagcataagatcacgtcattaagttatttgctataagctttcgatacatagttacctagtccttatgaccatgcgatcatgtaaatcacttataccggaaaggtactttgattacatcaaacgccactgcgtaaatgggtggttataaaggtgggattaagtatccggaaagtatgagttgaggcatatggatcaacagtgggatttgtccatcccgatgatggatagatatactccgggccctctcggtggaatgtcgtctaatgtcttgcaagcatatgaataagttcataagagaccacataccacggtacgagtaaagagtacttgtcgggagacgaggttgaacaaggtatagagtgataccgatgatcaaacctcggacaagtaaaatatcgcgtgacaaagggaattggtatcgtatgtgaatggttcattcgatcactaagtcatcgttgaatatgtgggagccattatggatctccggatcccgctattggttattggtcggagtgagtactcaaccatgtccgcatagttcgcgaaccgtagggtgacacacttaaagttggatgttgaaatggtagaacttgaatatggaatggagttcgaatatttgttcggagtcccgaatGAGATCTcggatatcacgaggagttccggaatggtccggagaataagattcatatataggaagtcattttatgtgcttgaaaatgatccggtgcatttatggaaggttctagaaggttctagaaaagtccggaagaaagtcactttggaaggcggagtcccgaagggactccaccaccatggccggccaaccctaaggggtggagtcccaggtggactccacctaaggtggccagccaccccctcccaagggaaggtgggaatcccacctctagtgggagtcctagcttgggtaggtttcatgtgatatggaaggttttggtttggggtcttattcgaagacttgtagaccaactcttgggtgttccacctatataatgagggccaaggggagggggccggccgccccaacacaacaaggtggccgcaccacctagatggccggcgcccccctctccccaaaccctagccgccccactcctccttcttccccgcacgcttagcgaagctccaccgggattctccaccgccaccgacaccacgccgtcgtgctggtcggattcaagaggagctactacttccgctgcccgctggaacggggaggtggacgtcgtcttcatcaacaaccgaacgtgtgaccgagtacggaggtgctgcccgttcgtggcgccgtgatcaagatcttctacgcgcttttgcaagaggcaagtgaacgtctaccgcagcaacaagagcctcatcttgtaggctttggaatctcttcaagggtgagactcgataatcccctcgttgctaccgtcttctagattgtatcttggcttggattgcgtgttcgcggtaggattttttttgttttctatgcaacgttatcctacaacaagaatagaagcacccgtagacatcagggggtagttttgttttgagagggagagcacctcgctcaagtagtataccggcctctgcacgattttttcttcttcctctctttctaccacaaccacaacactcacaacccggttagttgctgctatgtacaacaacatgggctccctctccaaaggcgaggccaacaccggtgctgtggccagcatctttttcagctctttgaacgctgcgtctgcctgtggggtctagacgaaggtatcggattttttcattaaggCGTAGAGCGGccgagccttttctcccaacctacttatgaaccggcttagcgacgccaagcttccggtaaacttttgcacatcttttagttccTGCGGGatggtcattctttctattgcccggatctttaccggattcacttcaatgccccgacttgatacaaggaaaccaagcagtttgccggcaggtacaccgaaggtgcattttgccggattgagtttcattcggaaccttcttaagttatcaaatgtttgccggatatcgtcgatcaaggtgtcttttaccttagtttttatcacaacatcgtccacgtagacttgcacattttttccgatctgatcaaacaagcatttttgcatacagcgctggtacgttgcaccagcgttgcgcaaaccaaaaggcatagtgacatagcaataagccccgtgcggggtaatgaacgcagtttttatttgatcttccttttcggGGGAatcggtggaaaccggaataagcatcaaggaaagacaacaactcacacccagcagtagaatcaatcacctgatcgatccggggcagagggaaaggatcttttgggcaagccttgttcaggttggtgtagtcgatgcacatgcgccacacctttggagcttttgcctccaggttttcttcttttttcttctcgaccagcaccggattagccagccactcagtatgcgttacctccacgatgaaaccgacaaccaacagctttgttacttcttctccaatgatcttcctcctatcttcagcgaaccggcgcaaaggttgtcgcaccggcttagcgtccttccggacattcgagagagtgctcagccaggctcctcggaacacctaccaagtcatcggtagaccaggcaaagatattccgattctcacggaggaagctgacgagcgcgctttcctatgcctgactgaggccggcaccgatacgaacggtgcggtttgggtaagccgggtccagcacgatatcctttgtttcatttgtcggcttgaatgccggtgtgcccaagtttccactcattgccgctaaactcaactgtgaggactgagccagcgcaactgcagtttgcatccttcttttttcctccgcgatcaccagcgattccgctaggtttgatccggcagatgctgtttccagtgagactttgtagtttcccaccacagtcaagggtccgcgaggtgccggcatcttcatcttgaggtaagccgtatgagttgaggccatgaacgctgccaatgccggtctccctaggagtgcatggtagggactgtctaagtccaccacttcaaacagaatgttttccacccggcagttgtcacgtcctccgaaagacacatccacccggacttttcctaccggtgcacaggatagtcccggaacgattccatggaacgttgtgtgagttggctggagcatgttttctgttatccccagcgtgtgcatcgtatgcttgtacatgatgtttatgctgcttccattgtctatcagcactttgctgaacttgactcgagtttcTGGCCCTCGCATGATTggatccacaacaagagcataaccacccggattcggcatgatcttggggtgatccttgaacgaccaggtgatttcctgatctgaccacagcatgtacttgGGAATTGCTGGCATCACGGCGCtcacttccatggagcggcgatgcacactttgcccgtcggttggctcagtgacaaagacaacacagcacaaatgtggatcttcgtaaacattccggcctaaaggtgccggcggcggtggttgATCATGATtttcctccacccggttaacttgctggtattgttgtaccggtatggtattggctccggtaagcggtggtggtggtggtaatggaTGCTGGTGCAACATGTCATGCAAGGGTGGCAGTATTGTGGAACAGCCatctgcttgcgcatcttttgccgCACCTCTTAGCATCAGGTGCTTTATCCAGGAACAATCTTTCGTCAAATGGTTCGCCGGCTTCGATGGGTGTGGAGTGTGAAGCTTGCATGGCATGTCCATTGCCGCTTCCATTGTGTATCTCGCGTGCTCTTGCCAATCTTTCTTCTGTCCCCATTTTTCCTTTTCAACCCAttttttcttaggacccgcccatggctgcgatccggttttctgcctctggtTTCCGCTGGGGCCAGAAttttcctgcaccgcggctacttgctgcggaccataccttcggTCCGGAAAattttcccttcttttgttgtgccggttatcccggtgttgatcTTGCCGGGGTTGGCTTGATTGCGCCGGTTCAGCTTGCACAGCCGGTTGcagtgggtctcccaacgcatagttttccgccactcgcatcatttcagccaatgtgcttggcatgtttctctgcagcctttgccacagcggtgatccTCTACGGCATCcctgactgaaccaagcaatcgcttgtggttctatcactccttcacatgtgttTCTTGTTGAAttccaccgggtgagatagtcccggtctgtttcattcgaACGCTGCTGGCAtagagcgagctgctgaggcctgtttggcctcttgtaagtactgctgaagttgctcacaaaggcttcctcaaagtccaaccatccatttatgcttcctgccggtaagttgttaagccaaatacGTGCAGGCCCTACTAGGAAGGAAGGTATGATTCTTacagcccaacgccggtttacccCGCCGCCAGCTACATAGACAGCCGTGACATAGTCCGCcaaccaatcttccggcttagttgtgccgtcatatgtttttgtgtcccggggcaactggaaattgcgtaccggtggctcttctctcatgattcgtgggccaaagcattttgggccaggaggaccctcagACTCGATTATTTTGGAGAGatgcactctgtccagcctgtgcctcgcatcctggcctGGTAAGCATCTTTCCCCCacacgttcccccaaagggttccggtaggctctgACTCGTTCCACTTCGGAATCTCCTTCCTCATATCTTTgcggttccgcggctcttgcctgccggtaccttggtggtcgcATTTCCTCTTCagcgtacgctgcccttgcagctcgataattttgcccggtttcgtatctaccggcatgattgtttccgacaTAACCATTTCCGGCATaaccatttccggcatagccatttccggcatagccgcgaCCTGCTCCATAGCTTTTTTCTCCGGCATCATGTGGCCCGGAttttttgttttccggcaagaaccggatcgtacacggtGATCTGCcgcgcattcatttctttttctcttcttttgtccggatggggggacgaggcctgcccctgggacttgcttccggcaactTTTGTCGACCGGATCGACTTTGACTCTAGCGCTGCTTTGTTCATTCTAGCAAGCTCATCATTTTGTGCCTGTACGGTATCAAGCAGCTCTCTAACTCTATCCTGCTGCTTTGCCAAAGCCTCGCCGGATAACGAGTCACACATCTCCATagcggccttagcagcttttatagttttatccggactactgtacttaggtttctctacgatactcacggatgcagaggtacttttgccggcaagaacttccttacgcaaatcatgatctagattgcgagccttaatccggttttccggcatcctagcagcctgagcgctaactgaagcaaagccatgggcagcgttatactcacgtagggttaggttcagctcgcgctgcgcctggaTGATGTTCGCGCCGCCGGAAAGCAGCGCCTTGCGCGTCGCCTCCAGCTGTGCTTGAGCCgcagccgggtcgatgttctgcgcgatgggcgtcgccagcacgttcatcgccgcttgaagtggcgtctccggtggtgcggaagatgctcccgcagcgcctgcgtcgcgctccggccggaggcttggccgcacgggtcgatgccgcacggccGGCACCTTCATCCACGGCTTCTTTGCCGGCGCCGGCCACGCcggccatcatgacctccacgccgccggcggcgcggccagcgcatagccaccttggcggatccggtgccaccagcaccggcgagaggcactggcgcacagggacggtgccgaagcagatgcggtggctgccgaactcgatgatgcggccgttcttggggaacttaccgccgttggcgaagcagcccgcgttgtcgttgatgaagtccatggcgtagatgcgctgcacgagcgcggacaccgtgcgctcgccTGCAacatcgaggaggcccgcccgaatgtgaactccagcaagcgcctctctctgccccacggtgggcaccaactgtcgtcgtggtgaacagacagatgtcataggatggcttaagttggggccgagttggacgctagaggattcgggggagggtttttggattagattggatgaacttccgggtgctttcctcaagaacttggcctaagccagaggtagaagaagagagacacaaggaagaactctgctctagatctttctcttcattgatttcaacaggatacaggtttgtgcttacaagatagCTCCTAAACTCTACGTACCCGCGATGGgggtgtaccccctctccttatataggggagagagtggcttacaggggaagaaaccctaatggcatctttgaacagacaaactactttacaaagctactttaatcataggtgaagccggtatcttctttaatcagggaggctgatgtcttccggttgcttttggcgtcaccctCGTCTTTCACGtcatggcttcgtttaaagctactttgcttaggtcaTCCTTGTCCGCTAGCTCCTGAGGGGATGTTTGACCagccctgccgacgtgctacagtgcacttcttaccggcagtccggtgtcttcttagccGATACCGGTATACCTCTccttggggataccggtatagatttagTTAGCCAATCGTTTAACTTTTCTTTCCGGAATGAatatcaaaccggtatcttgatggctcaaaccatccggtttggcatgcctttggtataccgggggtcatcccccaacactaCATAGGGTTAGTATATTCTGAAAAGGGTACTAATACGCACTATAGAATTATGCAGAGTCACTCGAACTATTTTCACCGGGGAAAACAAACCAAAACCAGTTACGCAATCTGATGTCTACTGCTGCTAGATTGAGCTCACTAAGTTGCAAGAGCACATTAGTGGCAGCATTTTCCCGTCACACTACGAGCAAGAACCGAAAACAAAATCACTACCCAGCGCTCCCGATTTTCTGATGCCACCGCCTAAAATCATCGAGACAGCAAAGTATGGCACAAAAGAAGACAGACACGAGACGCCATGGGTGGAACCTGATGTGGAGGTTGGCGACATCGAGGCTGAGGCTGCAATGTACTGTATACTTCTGGCATTCATTCATTTCCCACACAGTGTGTAATCACTGTAATAAAGCATGCTTACCAATTACCATACTTTCATTGCCTAAAACCCAAACAGCCAAGTGTATACAGTAAACTATAGAGAATTTTCGAAATTGATTATCTTATTAGTGTTATTACCTCATCCGTTTCAGGCAGCTTCCTTTGCAAACCCGAATCTCCCCTCTGGccaatttcttcttcttttctgttTCTCCTCCTGAGCATGGTTCATTTATGCTTATAGAATCATACCCGATATATTTATTTATACCTGCAACCATAGAAAGCTGCACCGTTTTTTGCAGGTCAGCGTTTCAATAAAGGTATTTCAGCGTGAATGCATACACTAACATCTGCTCAATTATACTATCTTCGGAATACAGACAAATATCTGCACAAGTTTGCTTGCCAAGAAAACACACGATATCGGCACTGAATCCCACCAGCTGTGTTAATTAATCATGCTGAATTCGTATTACAGAGTGGATTTCTGACACATGATACATCTGCTCTTGTAGTCTTGTCCGAATCTACTCGGTGGTGAGTGCTGTCTGAATGGCTCCTGCAGTGACAAAGGATCCTAGTATTGAGCCGAATGATGGATGATAAACTAGGGTCCACCGAGTATCGCGTTCTCGATGTCTTCTCTGCTTAGCGCGTAGCTGAATCTTCTCTCCATGTCCTTGTCAAGATTTCCTGGGCCGCTTTTCAAGTATCTGGTTGTGTGATGGAGATAACAGGGTCAGTAAATTGGGCCGTGGCATATACACAGTTCAGCCAATGAGCAAAGGgttcatgttggatagcggtttcAGGATACGGTTCAATCTTGGAGATCAGGTAGTCATGGTACTGAATAATAAAGTCAGTATGTTCCTATAAGGAGTAGGTCGTTCTCCTTTATAAGAAGGGTAACCACATTCGCAGATTGATTTTCATTGATTAATTTGCAGAACCAGCCAACCAGGTGAACCACAATCCTTGGAAAACTTTAAAATTAACGAGCTCAGTCAACGAGCAAAGGATTTATGTTTTATGGTCTCCAGGATACAGTTCAATCTTGGAAACTAGAATCCAGGTAGTCATGGTGCTAATAAAGTTAGGATTAGTATTATGTTCTGCTTCTGTTCTGAAAAGGGTGTGATATTCGGTGTACTAATTTGTAGAGCTAGTCGAACTATTCTTGACTGTACAATATGTATACAAATAAAAACCAGTTGAGCAATTTGACATTGCGATTTACTGCTAGATTGAGCTAACTAAGGCGCAAGAATATACTGGCAGCAATTTTCAGTCACAGTACGAGTAAGAAGAGCAGCCAAATCAGTGCACGTCGGGACGGTCGGGTGGTACCTGATGTGGAGGTCGGTGACGTCGAGGCTGAGGCGGGCGTGCCAGAGCGGGGTCTCGGCGACCCAGACGGCGCGGTCCTCGCGGGACTGCGCGAACCCGATGCTGCGCAGCCACGCCTCGATGCCCGGCAGGCTGTGCGTGTACAgcggcttcttcttctccggcagcCGCTCCAGCCACTCCGCGTCCGACGGCAGCGCAGCCGAGGCCGCCAGAGCCACGCCCCTTCGCCGGGGCAGCCTCCTCGTGGCGCGGGACGGAGACGGGCGCGCGGACCCGCTCGTCCCTAGAGGGTAGTAGGGGCGGAGCGCCGGGGGAGCCAGGGCGCGCAGCGAGGTCGGCACAGCCATGGACATCTTCCCTTCCGGCTTCGCTTTGCTCTGatcttttacttttgtttttcTCCCTTTAGATTTTCGACGATTTTTTGTTCACGGTTGGGCCGTAAGTTGACTATCCACGTAGCTGGGCCGATTGGGCAGGAGCTCGTGGGATCCCAAAACAAGCCCACCAAGCGGAAGCAAAAGCGCGGGAAAGCCTCCCCAGaaatggcgcgcggcggcggcaacaAAATTTCCCCAATCCCATCGTCTTGTCGCACAGATCTCTTCGCTCCTCGCGCAATCCGCAGTTCACCTCCCCCTCGCCTCCGGCTGAGCTCTCGCTCCTCGCACCAGGAGCCTCTTGCCGCCCGCCGCGATGGACTCGGCGGTGCTCTCGCTCACCTGCGCCGGCCTCGGCGCCCCCGAGGAGGACGAAGAAGGCGGCGCCGTCGGCTACGTCAAGGGCGAGCACTGCCTCGGTACGCCCCCCACCCCCACGCCTTGCTTCGTTTCGCCTCGGTTCGGATCCGCCACGCGGCGTTCGCTGATCTCCGCTGTTGCGCGAGGGCGCGTTTCTGCAGATAACCTGAAGGATCTGCAGAGGCTGCTGCGGCGGGACGACCCGGAGCGGCGGGAGGTTTTCAAGCAGGTCTGCAAGTGGAAGATCGCGTCGAGGGATCTGGTGCCCATCATCGAGAACTACCAGGCCGACCGCAACCTGGTGATCACGGCAGGTACATTGTTTCCCCCCGTTCCTGAGATGAAACTATGAAAGGGTTATACTGAGACCCTGGTTTGCTCAGAACCTACACATGATCTGAAACTTGCGACCTGTTGAGTTAGATGGCTAATTTTGTTGGTGAGGGAATCTCTGATGTAAGCACATTTTGTTGTAACAACCAGGTCATCATTTCTCCTAGTGTCCACACCTGAGTAGTTCTGTCGTACAACTTATACTGGTCAATAAGTAGTGTCTGCCATTTTGGATCCATTTGTTAAATAACTGTTTCCTCTTATTTTGAACGTTCAAGTGTAATGATATGGGAGTTAACTTTCTAATGAATCtaatttattttctttctttttagacTGACAGGATCTAGTTTTTTCTTTCATATGGCCATACAAGATAAGAAATGTTTTAAGTGTTTATGATAGAGAACGGTAGCTACTTGTATGTTATAGTATGGCGTATTGTGCTCCCGCCCCacgtctccctctcctctcatacGATCATTAGAACTTGTGTGGGTTAGTTGTTCAATCTTATAGATTAAGGTACAGTATTTTGATAAAAATTCTTAGCACCTTCGTGGCATGTCGTGATCAGTGTTGTTGCATATCCGAATATCTGTCACTCTCCTCGTGTGTCAATGTTTGATTTACTTTGTAGTTCATGTGGAAATTATTTTGTATTTCTTATATCATTGTAGTACACATCTTTCCCTCTTTATAAAGTTACATATTGCAGTTTCAATTGGATTAATAGATGCAGTATTACAAGATttaatgtttttcttttcttatttttgaAGTGAAAGTGCTGGTATTCCTTACCATGCCTGTGGACCCTTCATCAGAGGATGTTGCACAGCAGATTGAGTATCTGTGGGATTTGAAGGCTGCACTGACGCGCAATGTTGCAATCGCGGTCATTGTGTCTCTTCTTGAGGACCCATTAGATCActtggaaaggtaaattctcttagATTGCTACTTTTGGTTCCATGTATATATCAGAGAAGGCCATGATTTCATTATGCTGTTATGGACTTGTATGTTTTAATTTACCTATGTTGTTGGCATATAAACAAGATGATTATGCCTTGTTTGCATGTCAATTTGAGGCTAGCCACTATCTTCATCCGCAGTAGACTAGGTCATGATAGAAAAATATGTACTTGGTCAACAATAAATCTTAGAAATGCAATTTTTTTCTTTGAATCACAAGTTGAACCAAATATTATAAGGCTCTTGATGCGCTTGTTAATGTCCCAACGACCTACCCcttaaaaaatatatattatatatatgcatctttttttctgttttgtttgcataAAGACctgttccgcaaatatcacacatGTTCTGTAGTTCTCATTTCATTCTGTTCACAATTATTTACTAG from Lolium rigidum isolate FL_2022 chromosome 4, APGP_CSIRO_Lrig_0.1, whole genome shotgun sequence encodes the following:
- the LOC124705773 gene encoding uncharacterized protein LOC124705773; protein product: MSMAVPTSLRALAPPALRPYYPLGTSGSARPSPSRATRRLPRRRGVALAASAALPSDAEWLERLPEKKKPLYTHSLPGIEAWLRSIGFAQSREDRAVWVAETPLWHARLSLDVTDLHIRYLKSGPGNLDKDMERRFSYALSREDIENAILGGP